A genomic region of Manihot esculenta cultivar AM560-2 chromosome 15, M.esculenta_v8, whole genome shotgun sequence contains the following coding sequences:
- the LOC110602685 gene encoding mannosyltransferase APTG1 — MRQRQSAAESPPPKLTPQNADHSKQGGETKSQKSNNFSSSKNIFALCLAFRIANSLLIQTYFNPDEHWQALEVAHRIVFGYGHLTWEWKKGIRSYLHPLVFALLFKVLALLGLDTPWFMTKAPRLLQALFSAVGDLYLYKLSYAFFDFSVAKWALFSQLTNWFIFFCFNRTLSNSLETVLTLVGLYHWPCMRNYPSKISLHSRKWGLIVAALACAIRPTSAIIWVYVGILELFLTRDRLRFVVLEVVPIGGLVLGLSCLLDRLMYGSWVIVPLNFLKFNFLSSGGDYYGTHKWHWYFSQGFPVMLFTFLPFSIAGSMKSKCWKLSGLIAWVLILYSVLGHKEFRFVLPVLPIALVFAGYALSIMARPDSPHAKRKGSSKYHTKWPSKIVFAVIFLLATNIPMAIYMSLVHQRGTEDVMIYLSKEARNEKVKSILFLMPCHATPYYSTLHRNLPMRFLDCTPSEEKGIPDESDRFLLDPVGFTSELAKNWSLPSHVVLFESEEKLLKNFLISHSFREIKRFFHAHFKVDRDLQASVVVYALND, encoded by the exons ATGAGGCAGAGACAGAGTGCAGCTGAATCACCACCCCCTAAACTCACACCTCAAAACGCTGATCATTCCAAACAAGGAGGAGAAACAAAATCCCAGAAATCCAACAACTTTTCCTCTTCAAAGAATATATTTGCATTGTGTCTAGCTTTTCGAATAGCAAATTCTCTGCTGATACAAACATATTTCAATCCAGATGAGCACTGGCAAGCCCTTGAAGTTGCTCATCGCATAGTATTCGG GTACGGGCACTTGACTTGGGAGTGGAAGAAGGGTATTCGAAGCTATTTGCATCCTTTGGTGTTTGCTTTGCTGTTCAAAGTTCTTGCACTATTAGGTCTTGATACTCCATGGTTTATG ACCAAGGCTCCACGATTGCTGCAAGCACTGTTTTCTGCAGTTGGTGATTTGTACTTGTACAAACTTTCTTATGCTTTCTTCGATTTTTCTGTGGCAAAATGGGCA CTTTTCTCTCAATTAACAAACTGGTTCATTTTTTTCTGCTTCAACCGTACATTGTCCAATAGCTTGGAAACTGTTCTTACACTGGTGGGTTTGTATCATTGGCCCTGTATGAGAAATTATCCTAGTAAAATATCATTGCATTCAAGGAAATGGGGTTTGATAGTAGCTGCATTAGCTTGTGCAATTCGACCAACAAGTGCTATCATCTGGGTTTACGTTGGCATTCTTGAGCTTTTTCTCACTCGTGATAGATTGAGGTTCGTTGTTCTGGAGGTGGTTCCAATTGG GGGTTTGGTGCTTGGTCTTTCATGTTTGTTGGATCGTTTGATGTATGGCTCGTGGGTCATAGTGCCTCTTAATTTTCTTAAGTTCAATTTTCTTTCCTCTGGCGGAGATTATTATGGAACTCACAAATGGCACTGGTACTTCTCTCAGGGATTTCCTGTCATGCTCTTCACTTTCTTACCATTTTCAATAGCTGGCAGCATGAAGTCTAAATGTTGGAAGCTTTCTGGTCTTATTGCATGGGTCCTAATTCTTTACAGTGTATTGGGTCACAAAGAATTCAG GTTTGTCTTGCCTGTGCTACCAATAGCTTTGGTCTTTGCTGGTTATGCATTATCTATTATGGCAAGACCTGATTCTCCGCATGCTAAGAGGAAAGGTTCTTCAAAGTATCATACCAAATGGCCTTCAAAAATAGTTTTCGCTGTCATCTTCTTGTTAGCAACCAATATTCCAATGGCAATCTATATGAGTTTGGTTCATCAG AGAGGAACTGAGGATGTAATGATCTACCTATCCAAAGAAGCCCGCAATGAGAAAGTGAAGAGTATCCTATTCTTAATGCCCTGCCATGCCACACCTTACTACTCTACTCTCCATAGAAATCTGCCAATGCGTTTTCTAGACTGCACACCGAG TGAAGAGAAAGGAATCCCTGATGAGTCGGATCGTTTCCTATTGGATCCTGTTGGGTTTACATCAGAATTGGCAAAAAACTGGTCTCTGCCGAGTCATGTTGTATTATTTGAATCTGAGGAGAAACTGTTGAAGAATTTCCTGATTTCGCATTCTTTCAGAGAG ATAAAGAGGTTTTTCCATGCTCACTTCAAGGTGGACCGAGATCTTCAAGCA